In Candidatus Limnocylindrales bacterium, the genomic window CAAGTATCAAAGACTATCTTCCTTTTCCCTTAAATCGGCTTTATACTCTCAAACAGTTTAAAGATCGAAATCGAGTTAAGATTCGTAAAGAGGAAGAAGTCCTCTATTTGACAGAGCTTATCAGAGAGCATCCTTCGGCACCTCCCAATATAGAAGTAAAACCGCAGGATATAGCCCTTTTACAATATACGGGAGGAACCACAGGAACTTCCAAAGGAGTTATCCTGACCCATCGAAATCTTGTAGTTAATGCCGTTCAGTGCAGGAACGGGCTTCCCAAGCTTCGAGACGGAGAGGAAACAGTTTTGGCAGTTCTCCCTTTCTTTCATGTTTTTGGAATGACGGTTGCCATGAATTTAGCTATTTATGCAGGATTTTCCATGATTCTCCTTCCGCGTTTTGAAGTGGTCAGGGTTCTTAAAGCCATCGATAAGTATAAACCGACCTTCTTTCCAGGAGTTCCAACCATGTATGTGGCCATCAATAATTATCCAAAACTGCATCGCTATGACCTCTCCTCCCTCAAGTTTTGTTTAAGTGGAGCGGCCCCTCTTCCTTTAGAGGTTATGGAACGATTTGAAGCGATTACTGGGAGTCGGATCGTAGAAGGCTATGGATTGACCGAAGCATCTCCCGTTACACACTGTAATCCGGTTTGGGGACTCAGGAAGCCGGGGAGTATTGGATTTCCTTTTCCCGATACCGAGGCAAAGGTAGTAGATCCTGATACAGGGGCTGACCTGCCCGTCGGTGAAATCGGCGAATTGGTTATCCGGGGGCCTCAAGTTATGCAGGGTTACTGGCATCGGGATCAGGAAACGGAAAGTACTTTAAAGGAGGGATGGCTTTTTACAGGTGATCTGGCTAAAATGGATGAAGATGGATATTTTTATATTATAGATCGAAAAAAGGACCTGATTATTGCAAGCGGCTTCAACGTCTATCCCCGAGAGGTAGAAGAAGTGCTCTATGAACATCCCAAAATTCTGGAAGCCGCCGTGATCGGAATTCCAGATCCGTATCGTGGAGAAACCGTTAAAGCCTTTGTTGTTCTTAAAAAAGATCAAAAGGCCACAGAGGAGGAAATCCTGGATTTCTGTCGAAAAAATTTAGCGGCCTATAAAGTTCCTACTCAGATAGAATTTAAAGATCAGCTACCCAAAACCTTGGTGGGGAAGGTATTACGCAGGATGTTAAGGGAAGGATAAACCTGGTTCCTACCCTCTACAGAGGGTTGAAGGAGAAG contains:
- a CDS encoding long-chain fatty acid--CoA ligase translates to MEKPWLAHYPEDVLQTISYPEESLYQILHRSAQKYPDHPAIIFFGNRITYRELLEQVDRLATALHKQGVQKQDRIALFLPNCPQSVIAYYAALRLGAIVVQVNPLYVERELKYQLEDAGVEVLIALDLLYPKIRNIRETVPLRQVILTSIKDYLPFPLNRLYTLKQFKDRNRVKIRKEEEVLYLTELIREHPSAPPNIEVKPQDIALLQYTGGTTGTSKGVILTHRNLVVNAVQCRNGLPKLRDGEETVLAVLPFFHVFGMTVAMNLAIYAGFSMILLPRFEVVRVLKAIDKYKPTFFPGVPTMYVAINNYPKLHRYDLSSLKFCLSGAAPLPLEVMERFEAITGSRIVEGYGLTEASPVTHCNPVWGLRKPGSIGFPFPDTEAKVVDPDTGADLPVGEIGELVIRGPQVMQGYWHRDQETESTLKEGWLFTGDLAKMDEDGYFYIIDRKKDLIIASGFNVYPREVEEVLYEHPKILEAAVIGIPDPYRGETVKAFVVLKKDQKATEEEILDFCRKNLAAYKVPTQIEFKDQLPKTLVGKVLRRMLREG